A genomic segment from Maniola jurtina chromosome 16, ilManJurt1.1, whole genome shotgun sequence encodes:
- the LOC123873021 gene encoding uncharacterized protein LOC123873021 isoform X3 — protein sequence MSDYDVQCTSLASDDESDISLSTSHGSHEASPYVLRESPVDSHESHSEILPELIIEVEKKFSHDVPKEVYEKLEKSMVKLYIKHILNIDDDTISVDSIMERYYEAEANCDDGINIERSVEEELERLDIQDTDDGNDDSENKTDEEENSNASPEKDAERDVTLTYDFPRSPGLSPIPEVTEYFSRSSSHESLKGRETASQSYSHVTEGIVEVSINGSTRDGASDSLEKTKDVSKESHEIATPEAMRRCPRSRLTDIIPIRRRIIYEDLLEFTPPSQAWALPHTSFENTSGREDTPVAPNEDEDAPISPCEDREVSPCFPITGRAKTTSYNLIEDRQDTDRGNDDAENRTGEKANSDALPETEDERDVTYRYTGRAKATSYNPIEDRQDTDGGNDDAENRTDAEENRNVLPVIEVERDVIYRFAKIPGLSPIPEVSEHFSQISSYEGQKGRKTALRTYLRMTEGDVEVSINGSTQAERRASDDLAKTTDASQESEVTATPEAMRRRRSSKQTEISSIKRTSDENLHELTSPSKALRMSLIESAQESVSFENTTSREDAPISPNDNEDIPISPCEDQAVSPCFPITGRAKAISFNPIEDRKDTDCENDDAENGTHEKEKTDALPETEVERDDIYRFARIPDIQDTDDGNDDSENKTDEEENSNASPEKDAERDVTLTYDFPRSPGLSPIPEVTEYFSRSSSHESLKGRETASQSYSHVTEGVVEVSINGSTRDGASDSLAKTKGLSPISEVSEHFSRMFSREGQKSRETAPRTYLRETEEDVEVSINDSTQAERRASDNLAKTTDASPESDKTATPEAMRRQRSSTLTEISPKRRTIQRTLVETSKESVSSENTTGREDVPISLCEDREVSPCFPVTGRAKSTPYLTESKQDASKASSDAQTPEVVRRRRSFKVTDIIAVKKTKYDDLHHFTPPTPRDSRTIHAESIEEDTFEFTADPDDPFSPYKSRRSVSHSPYKGRPVPPTRVSRPVNLENNQDDPFIFTADPDDPFSPYKSRRSVSHSPYKGRPVPPTRVSRPVNLENNQDDPFIFTTDPDDPFSPYKSRRSVSHSPYKGRPPTRVSRPVNLESNQDDPFIFTTDPDDPFSRYKSRRSVSHSPYKGRPPTRVSRPVNLESNQDDPFILTADPDRPFSPYKSRCSVSHSPYKGRSGVPVSRSEGRDVPSSSNVGGDISGRDVRREISRPTFTPIASTSSTSSPRENPLPELIIEVEKKHVNDESEEFYKDLERMMVKVYLKYILEDDDIDSDDSDVQKYNSLI from the exons ATGAGTGACTACGACGTGcaat GTACATCGCTGGCATCAGACGATGAAAGTGATATTTCTCTAAGTACTTCACATGGAAGTCATGAAGCGTCTCCATATGTGCTAAGAGAAAGTCCGGTTGACTCTCATGAGTCACACAGCGAAATTTTACCTGAATTGATCATAGAAGTAGAAAAGAAATTCTCACACGATGTACCAAAAGAAGtctacgaaaagttagagaaATCAATGGTTAAACTCTacataaaacatattttgaatATCGATGATGATACAATTTCTGTGGATTCAATAATGGAAAGATATTATGAAGCTGAGGCTAATTGTGATGATGGAATAAACATTGAAAGATCGGTTGAAGAAGAATTGGAAAGGCTAG ATATACAAGACACTGATGATGGAAATGATGATTCCGAAAACAAAACAGATGAAGAAGAAAATAGTAATGCTTCGCCTGAAAAAGATGCCGAGCGAGACGTTACTCTTACTTACGATTTTCCAAGAAGTCCAG GATTATCACCGATACCAGAAGTAACAGAATATTTTTCTCGAAGTTCTTCACATGAGAGTCTAAAGGGTCGAGAAACAGCTTCTCAAAGTTATTCACACGTGACTGAAGGAATTGTAGAAGTTAGCATTAATGGTTCTACTCGAGATGGAGCCTCGGATAGTCTTGAAAAAACTAAAG ATGTAAGCAAAGAGAGCCACGAAATAGCAACTCCCGAAGCGATGAGACGTTGTCCAAGATCGAGACTAACTGATATTATCCCTATAAGAAGGAGAATAATATATGAAGACTTGCTCGAATTTACTCCTCCTAGTCAAGCGTGGGCATTGCCACACACTTCTTTTGAAAATACATCGGGTCGAGAAGATACCCCAGTCGCTCCTAATGAAGATGAAGATGCCCCAATCTCTCCTTGTGAGGACCGAGAAGTTTCTCCGTGTTTCCCGATCACAGGGCGAGCTAAAACTACTTCATATAATCTAATTGAAG ATAGACAAGACACTGACCGTGGAAATGATGATGCTGAAAATAGAACAGGTGAAAAAGCAAATAGTGATGCTTTGCCTGAAACAGAAGACGAACGAGACGTTACATACCGTTACACAGGGCGAGCTAAAGCTACTTCATATAATCCAATTGAAG ATAGACAAGACACTGACGGTGGAAATGATGATGCTGAAAATAGAACAGATGCAGAAGAAAATAGAAATGTTTTGCCTGTAATAGAAGTCGAACGAGACGTTATTTACCGTTTTGCAAAAATCCCAG GATTATCACCGATACCAGAAGTTAGCGAACATTTTTCTCAAATTTCTTCATATGAGGGTCAAAAAGGTCGAAAAACAGCGCTTCGAACTTATTTACGCATGACTGAAGGAGATGTGGAAGTTAGCATTAACGGCTCTACTCAAGCCGAGAGACGAGCCTCGGATGATCTTGCAAAAACTACAG atgcAAGCCAAGAGAGCGAAGTTACAGCAACACCTGAAGCGATGAGACGTCGTCGAAGCTCAAAACAAACCGAAATTTCTTCTATAAAAAGAACTTCAGATGAAAACTTGCATGAATTAACTTCTCCTTCTAAAGCGTTGAGGATGTCACTCATAGAATCTGCTCAAGAATCTGtttcttttgaaaatacaaCGAGTCGAGAAGATGCCCCCATCTCACCGAATGATAACGAAGATATCCCAATCTCTCCCTGTGAGGATCAAGCAGTTTCTCCGTGTTTCCCCATCACAGGGCGAGCTAAAGCTATATCATTTAATCCAATTGAAG ATAGAAAAGATACTGATTGTGAAAATGATGATGCTGAAAATGGAACACATGAAAAAGAAAAGACTGATGCTTTGCCTGAAACAGAAGTCGAACGAGACGATATTTACCGTTTTGCAAGAATCCCAg ATATACAAGACACTGATGATGGAAATGATGATTCCGAAAACAAAACAGATGAAGAAGAAAATAGTAATGCTTCGCCTGAAAAAGATGCCGAGCGAGACGTTACTCTTACTTACGATTTTCCAAGAAGTCCAG gATTATCACCGATACCAGAAGTAACAGAATATTTTTCTCGAAGTTCTTCACATGAGAGTCTAAAGGGTCGAGAAACAGCTTCTCAAAGTTATTCACACGTGACTGAAGGAGTTGTAGAAGTTAGCATTAACGGTTCTACTCGAGATGGAGCCTCGGATAGTCTTGCAAAAACAAAAG GATTATCGCCGATATCAGAAGTAAGCGAACATTTTTCTCGAATGTTTTCACGTGAGGGTCAAAAAAGTCGAGAAACAGCGCCTCGAACTTATTTACGCGAGACTGAAGAAGATGTGGAAGTTAGCATTAACGACTCTACTCAAGCCGAGAGACGAGCCTCAGATAATCTTGCAAAAACTACAG ATGCAAGCCCAGAGAGCGACAAAACAGCAACTCCTGAAGCGATGAGACGTCAGCGAAGTTCAACACTTACCGAGATTTCTCCTAAAAGAAGGACTATACAAAGGACACTCGTAGAAACATCTAAAGAATCTGTTTCTTCTGAAAATACAACAGGTCGAGAAGATGTCCCAATCTCTCTTTGTGAGGATCGAGAAGTTTCTCCGTGTTTCCCAGTTACAGGGCGAGCTAAATCTACTCCATATCTAACTGAAAGTAAACAAG atGCAAGCAAAGCAAGCTCTGACGCCCAAACTCCTGAAGTGGTAAGACGTCGACGGAGTTTTAAAGTGACGGACATTATCgcagtaaaaaaaactaaatatgacGACTTACACCACTTTACTCCTCCTACTCCTCGAGACTCGAGGACAATACACGCAGAAAGTATTGAAGAGgacacttttga ATTTACAGCGGATCCAGATGACCCTTTCTCTCCATATAAGAGTCGACGTAGTGTTTCACACTCACCATATAAAGGCCGACCAGTTCCACCTACTCGAGTATCAAGGCCGGTAAACTTAGAAAACAATCAAGATGATCCTTTTATATTTACAGCGGATCCAGATGACCCTTTCTCTCCATATAAGAGTCGACGTAGTGTTTCACACTCACCATATAAAGGCCGACCAGTTCCACCTACTCGAGTATCAAGGCCGGTAAACTTAGAAAACAATCAAGATGATCCTTTTATATTTACAACGGATCCAGATGACCCTTTCTCTCCATATAAGAGTCGACGTAGTGTTTCACACTCACCATATAAAGGCCGACCACCTACTCGAGTATCAAGGCCGGTAAACTTAGAAAGCAATCAAGATGATCCTTTTATATTTACAACGGATCCAGATGACCCTTTCTCTCGATATAAGAGTCGACGTAGTGTTTCACACTCACCATATAAAGGCCGACCACCTACTCGAGTATCAAGGCCGGTAAACTTAGAAAGCAATCAAGATGATCCTTTTATATTAACAGCGGATCCAGATCGCCCTTTCTCTCCATATAAGAGTCGATGTAGTGTTTCACACTCACCATATAAAGGTCGATCAGGTGTCCCAGTCTCTCGAAGTGAGGGTCGAGATGTTCCATCCTCTTCAAATGTGGGTGGAGATATCTCGGGACGGGACGTAAGACGGGAAATTTCTCGACCAACTTTTACTCCAATAGCCAGCACATCTTCGACATCTTCGCCAAGAGAGAATCCTTTGCCAGAATTGATAATAGAAGTAGAAAAAAAACATGTCAACGACGAATCAGAAGAATTTTATAAAGATTTAGAGAGAATGATGGTAAAAGTCTACCTAAAGTATATTTTGGAAGATGATGACATAGACTCTGATGATTCTGATGTGCAGAAATACAATTCCCTTATATAG
- the LOC123873021 gene encoding uncharacterized protein LOC123873021 isoform X9, with protein sequence MSDYDVQCTSLASDDESDISLSTSHGSHEASPYVLRESPVDSHESHSEILPELIIEVEKKFSHDVPKEVYEKLEKSMVKLYIKHILNIDDDTISVDSIMERYYEAEANCDDGINIERSVEEELERLDIQDTDDGNDDSENKTDEEENSNASPEKDAERDVTLTYDFPRSPGLSPIPEVTEYFSRSSSHESLKGRETASQSYSHVTEGIVEVSINGSTRDGASDSLEKTKDVSKESHEIATPEAMRRCPRSRLTDIIPIRRRIIYEDLLEFTPPSQAWALPHTSFENTSGREDTPVAPNEDEDAPISPCEDREVSPCFPITGRAKTTSYNLIEDASQESEVTATPEAMRRRRSSKQTEISSIKRTSDENLHELTSPSKALRMSLIESAQESVSFENTTSREDAPISPNDNEDIPISPCEDQAVSPCFPITGRAKAISFNPIEDRKDTDCENDDAENGTHEKEKTDALPETEVERDDIYRFARIPDIQDTDDGNDDSENKTDEEENSNASPEKDAERDVTLTYDFPRSPGLSPIPEVTEYFSRSSSHESLKGRETASQSYSHVTEGVVEVSINGSTRDGASDSLAKTKGLSPISEVSEHFSRMFSREGQKSRETAPRTYLRETEEDVEVSINDSTQAERRASDNLAKTTDASPESDKTATPEAMRRQRSSTLTEISPKRRTIQRTLVETSKESVSSENTTGREDVPISLCEDREVSPCFPVTGRAKSTPYLTESKQDASKASSDAQTPEVVRRRRSFKVTDIIAVKKTKYDDLHHFTPPTPRDSRTIHAESIEEDTFEFLGRPVPPTRVSRPVNLENNQDDPFIFTADPDDPFSPYKSRRSVSHSPYKGRPVPPTRVSRPVNLENNQDDPFIFTADPDDPFSPYKSRRSVSHSPYKGRPVPPTRVSRPVNLENNQDDPFIFTTDPDDPFSPYKSRRSVSHSPYKGRPPTRVSRPVNLESNQDDPFIFTTDPDDPFSRYKSRRSVSHSPYKGRPPTRVSRPVNLESNQDDPFILTADPDRPFSPYKSRCSVSHSPYKGRSGVPVSRSEGRDVPSSSNVGGDISGRDVRREISRPTFTPIASTSSTSSPRENPLPELIIEVEKKHVNDESEEFYKDLERMMVKVYLKYILEDDDIDSDDSDVQKYNSLI encoded by the exons ATGAGTGACTACGACGTGcaat GTACATCGCTGGCATCAGACGATGAAAGTGATATTTCTCTAAGTACTTCACATGGAAGTCATGAAGCGTCTCCATATGTGCTAAGAGAAAGTCCGGTTGACTCTCATGAGTCACACAGCGAAATTTTACCTGAATTGATCATAGAAGTAGAAAAGAAATTCTCACACGATGTACCAAAAGAAGtctacgaaaagttagagaaATCAATGGTTAAACTCTacataaaacatattttgaatATCGATGATGATACAATTTCTGTGGATTCAATAATGGAAAGATATTATGAAGCTGAGGCTAATTGTGATGATGGAATAAACATTGAAAGATCGGTTGAAGAAGAATTGGAAAGGCTAG ATATACAAGACACTGATGATGGAAATGATGATTCCGAAAACAAAACAGATGAAGAAGAAAATAGTAATGCTTCGCCTGAAAAAGATGCCGAGCGAGACGTTACTCTTACTTACGATTTTCCAAGAAGTCCAG GATTATCACCGATACCAGAAGTAACAGAATATTTTTCTCGAAGTTCTTCACATGAGAGTCTAAAGGGTCGAGAAACAGCTTCTCAAAGTTATTCACACGTGACTGAAGGAATTGTAGAAGTTAGCATTAATGGTTCTACTCGAGATGGAGCCTCGGATAGTCTTGAAAAAACTAAAG ATGTAAGCAAAGAGAGCCACGAAATAGCAACTCCCGAAGCGATGAGACGTTGTCCAAGATCGAGACTAACTGATATTATCCCTATAAGAAGGAGAATAATATATGAAGACTTGCTCGAATTTACTCCTCCTAGTCAAGCGTGGGCATTGCCACACACTTCTTTTGAAAATACATCGGGTCGAGAAGATACCCCAGTCGCTCCTAATGAAGATGAAGATGCCCCAATCTCTCCTTGTGAGGACCGAGAAGTTTCTCCGTGTTTCCCGATCACAGGGCGAGCTAAAACTACTTCATATAATCTAATTGAAG atgcAAGCCAAGAGAGCGAAGTTACAGCAACACCTGAAGCGATGAGACGTCGTCGAAGCTCAAAACAAACCGAAATTTCTTCTATAAAAAGAACTTCAGATGAAAACTTGCATGAATTAACTTCTCCTTCTAAAGCGTTGAGGATGTCACTCATAGAATCTGCTCAAGAATCTGtttcttttgaaaatacaaCGAGTCGAGAAGATGCCCCCATCTCACCGAATGATAACGAAGATATCCCAATCTCTCCCTGTGAGGATCAAGCAGTTTCTCCGTGTTTCCCCATCACAGGGCGAGCTAAAGCTATATCATTTAATCCAATTGAAG ATAGAAAAGATACTGATTGTGAAAATGATGATGCTGAAAATGGAACACATGAAAAAGAAAAGACTGATGCTTTGCCTGAAACAGAAGTCGAACGAGACGATATTTACCGTTTTGCAAGAATCCCAg ATATACAAGACACTGATGATGGAAATGATGATTCCGAAAACAAAACAGATGAAGAAGAAAATAGTAATGCTTCGCCTGAAAAAGATGCCGAGCGAGACGTTACTCTTACTTACGATTTTCCAAGAAGTCCAG gATTATCACCGATACCAGAAGTAACAGAATATTTTTCTCGAAGTTCTTCACATGAGAGTCTAAAGGGTCGAGAAACAGCTTCTCAAAGTTATTCACACGTGACTGAAGGAGTTGTAGAAGTTAGCATTAACGGTTCTACTCGAGATGGAGCCTCGGATAGTCTTGCAAAAACAAAAG GATTATCGCCGATATCAGAAGTAAGCGAACATTTTTCTCGAATGTTTTCACGTGAGGGTCAAAAAAGTCGAGAAACAGCGCCTCGAACTTATTTACGCGAGACTGAAGAAGATGTGGAAGTTAGCATTAACGACTCTACTCAAGCCGAGAGACGAGCCTCAGATAATCTTGCAAAAACTACAG ATGCAAGCCCAGAGAGCGACAAAACAGCAACTCCTGAAGCGATGAGACGTCAGCGAAGTTCAACACTTACCGAGATTTCTCCTAAAAGAAGGACTATACAAAGGACACTCGTAGAAACATCTAAAGAATCTGTTTCTTCTGAAAATACAACAGGTCGAGAAGATGTCCCAATCTCTCTTTGTGAGGATCGAGAAGTTTCTCCGTGTTTCCCAGTTACAGGGCGAGCTAAATCTACTCCATATCTAACTGAAAGTAAACAAG atGCAAGCAAAGCAAGCTCTGACGCCCAAACTCCTGAAGTGGTAAGACGTCGACGGAGTTTTAAAGTGACGGACATTATCgcagtaaaaaaaactaaatatgacGACTTACACCACTTTACTCCTCCTACTCCTCGAGACTCGAGGACAATACACGCAGAAAGTATTGAAGAGgacacttttgaatttttaggCCGACCAGTTCCACCTACTCGAGTATCAAGGCCGGTAAACTTAGAAAACAATCAAGATGATCCTTTTATATTTACAGCGGATCCAGATGACCCTTTCTCTCCATATAAGAGTCGACGTAGTGTTTCACACTCACCATATAAAGGCCGACCAGTTCCACCTACTCGAGTATCAAGGCCGGTAAACTTAGAAAACAATCAAGATGATCCTTTTATATTTACAGCGGATCCAGATGACCCTTTCTCTCCATATAAGAGTCGACGTAGTGTTTCACACTCACCATATAAAGGCCGACCAGTTCCACCTACTCGAGTATCAAGGCCGGTAAACTTAGAAAACAATCAAGATGATCCTTTTATATTTACAACGGATCCAGATGACCCTTTCTCTCCATATAAGAGTCGACGTAGTGTTTCACACTCACCATATAAAGGCCGACCACCTACTCGAGTATCAAGGCCGGTAAACTTAGAAAGCAATCAAGATGATCCTTTTATATTTACAACGGATCCAGATGACCCTTTCTCTCGATATAAGAGTCGACGTAGTGTTTCACACTCACCATATAAAGGCCGACCACCTACTCGAGTATCAAGGCCGGTAAACTTAGAAAGCAATCAAGATGATCCTTTTATATTAACAGCGGATCCAGATCGCCCTTTCTCTCCATATAAGAGTCGATGTAGTGTTTCACACTCACCATATAAAGGTCGATCAGGTGTCCCAGTCTCTCGAAGTGAGGGTCGAGATGTTCCATCCTCTTCAAATGTGGGTGGAGATATCTCGGGACGGGACGTAAGACGGGAAATTTCTCGACCAACTTTTACTCCAATAGCCAGCACATCTTCGACATCTTCGCCAAGAGAGAATCCTTTGCCAGAATTGATAATAGAAGTAGAAAAAAAACATGTCAACGACGAATCAGAAGAATTTTATAAAGATTTAGAGAGAATGATGGTAAAAGTCTACCTAAAGTATATTTTGGAAGATGATGACATAGACTCTGATGATTCTGATGTGCAGAAATACAATTCCCTTATATAG
- the LOC123873021 gene encoding uncharacterized protein LOC123873021 isoform X6, translated as MSDYDVQCTSLASDDESDISLSTSHGSHEASPYVLRESPVDSHESHSEILPELIIEVEKKFSHDVPKEVYEKLEKSMVKLYIKHILNIDDDTISVDSIMERYYEAEANCDDGINIERSVEEELERLDIQDTDDGNDDSENKTDEEENSNASPEKDAERDVTLTYDFPRSPGLSPIPEVTEYFSRSSSHESLKGRETASQSYSHVTEGIVEVSINGSTRDGASDSLEKTKDVSKESHEIATPEAMRRCPRSRLTDIIPIRRRIIYEDLLEFTPPSQAWALPHTSFENTSGREDTPVAPNEDEDAPISPCEDREVSPCFPITGRAKTTSYNLIEDRQDTDRGNDDAENRTGEKANSDALPETEDERDVTYRYTGRAKATSYNPIEDRQDTDGGNDDAENRTDAEENRNVLPVIEVERDVIYRFAKIPGLSPIPEVSEHFSQISSYEGQKGRKTALRTYLRMTEGDVEVSINGSTQAERRASDDLAKTTDASQESEVTATPEAMRRRRSSKQTEISSIKRTSDENLHELTSPSKALRMSLIESAQESVSFENTTSREDAPISPNDNEDIPISPCEDQAVSPCFPITGRAKAISFNPIEDRKDTDCENDDAENGTHEKEKTDALPETEVERDDIYRFARIPDIQDTDDGNDDSENKTDEEENSNASPEKDAERDVTLTYDFPRSPGLSPIPEVTEYFSRSSSHESLKGRETASQSYSHVTEGVVEVSINGSTRDGASDSLAKTKGLSPISEVSEHFSRMFSREGQKSRETAPRTYLRETEEDVEVSINDSTQAERRASDNLAKTTDASPESDKTATPEAMRRQRSSTLTEISPKRRTIQRTLVETSKESVSSENTTGREDVPISLCEDREVSPCFPVTGRAKSTPYLTESKQDASKASSDAQTPEVVRRRRSFKVTDIIAVKKTKYDDLHHFTPPTPRDSRTIHAESIEEDTFEFLGRPVPPTRVSRPVNLENNQDDPFIFTADPDDPFSPYKSRRSVSHSPYKGRPVPPTRVSRPVNLENNQDDPFIFTTDPDDPFSPYKSRRSVSHSPYKGRPPTRVSRPVNLESNQDDPFIFTTDPDDPFSRYKSRRSVSHSPYKGRPPTRVSRPVNLESNQDDPFILTADPDRPFSPYKSRCSVSHSPYKGRSGVPVSRSEGRDVPSSSNVGGDISGRDVRREISRPTFTPIASTSSTSSPRENPLPELIIEVEKKHVNDESEEFYKDLERMMVKVYLKYILEDDDIDSDDSDVQKYNSLI; from the exons ATGAGTGACTACGACGTGcaat GTACATCGCTGGCATCAGACGATGAAAGTGATATTTCTCTAAGTACTTCACATGGAAGTCATGAAGCGTCTCCATATGTGCTAAGAGAAAGTCCGGTTGACTCTCATGAGTCACACAGCGAAATTTTACCTGAATTGATCATAGAAGTAGAAAAGAAATTCTCACACGATGTACCAAAAGAAGtctacgaaaagttagagaaATCAATGGTTAAACTCTacataaaacatattttgaatATCGATGATGATACAATTTCTGTGGATTCAATAATGGAAAGATATTATGAAGCTGAGGCTAATTGTGATGATGGAATAAACATTGAAAGATCGGTTGAAGAAGAATTGGAAAGGCTAG ATATACAAGACACTGATGATGGAAATGATGATTCCGAAAACAAAACAGATGAAGAAGAAAATAGTAATGCTTCGCCTGAAAAAGATGCCGAGCGAGACGTTACTCTTACTTACGATTTTCCAAGAAGTCCAG GATTATCACCGATACCAGAAGTAACAGAATATTTTTCTCGAAGTTCTTCACATGAGAGTCTAAAGGGTCGAGAAACAGCTTCTCAAAGTTATTCACACGTGACTGAAGGAATTGTAGAAGTTAGCATTAATGGTTCTACTCGAGATGGAGCCTCGGATAGTCTTGAAAAAACTAAAG ATGTAAGCAAAGAGAGCCACGAAATAGCAACTCCCGAAGCGATGAGACGTTGTCCAAGATCGAGACTAACTGATATTATCCCTATAAGAAGGAGAATAATATATGAAGACTTGCTCGAATTTACTCCTCCTAGTCAAGCGTGGGCATTGCCACACACTTCTTTTGAAAATACATCGGGTCGAGAAGATACCCCAGTCGCTCCTAATGAAGATGAAGATGCCCCAATCTCTCCTTGTGAGGACCGAGAAGTTTCTCCGTGTTTCCCGATCACAGGGCGAGCTAAAACTACTTCATATAATCTAATTGAAG ATAGACAAGACACTGACCGTGGAAATGATGATGCTGAAAATAGAACAGGTGAAAAAGCAAATAGTGATGCTTTGCCTGAAACAGAAGACGAACGAGACGTTACATACCGTTACACAGGGCGAGCTAAAGCTACTTCATATAATCCAATTGAAG ATAGACAAGACACTGACGGTGGAAATGATGATGCTGAAAATAGAACAGATGCAGAAGAAAATAGAAATGTTTTGCCTGTAATAGAAGTCGAACGAGACGTTATTTACCGTTTTGCAAAAATCCCAG GATTATCACCGATACCAGAAGTTAGCGAACATTTTTCTCAAATTTCTTCATATGAGGGTCAAAAAGGTCGAAAAACAGCGCTTCGAACTTATTTACGCATGACTGAAGGAGATGTGGAAGTTAGCATTAACGGCTCTACTCAAGCCGAGAGACGAGCCTCGGATGATCTTGCAAAAACTACAG atgcAAGCCAAGAGAGCGAAGTTACAGCAACACCTGAAGCGATGAGACGTCGTCGAAGCTCAAAACAAACCGAAATTTCTTCTATAAAAAGAACTTCAGATGAAAACTTGCATGAATTAACTTCTCCTTCTAAAGCGTTGAGGATGTCACTCATAGAATCTGCTCAAGAATCTGtttcttttgaaaatacaaCGAGTCGAGAAGATGCCCCCATCTCACCGAATGATAACGAAGATATCCCAATCTCTCCCTGTGAGGATCAAGCAGTTTCTCCGTGTTTCCCCATCACAGGGCGAGCTAAAGCTATATCATTTAATCCAATTGAAG ATAGAAAAGATACTGATTGTGAAAATGATGATGCTGAAAATGGAACACATGAAAAAGAAAAGACTGATGCTTTGCCTGAAACAGAAGTCGAACGAGACGATATTTACCGTTTTGCAAGAATCCCAg ATATACAAGACACTGATGATGGAAATGATGATTCCGAAAACAAAACAGATGAAGAAGAAAATAGTAATGCTTCGCCTGAAAAAGATGCCGAGCGAGACGTTACTCTTACTTACGATTTTCCAAGAAGTCCAG gATTATCACCGATACCAGAAGTAACAGAATATTTTTCTCGAAGTTCTTCACATGAGAGTCTAAAGGGTCGAGAAACAGCTTCTCAAAGTTATTCACACGTGACTGAAGGAGTTGTAGAAGTTAGCATTAACGGTTCTACTCGAGATGGAGCCTCGGATAGTCTTGCAAAAACAAAAG GATTATCGCCGATATCAGAAGTAAGCGAACATTTTTCTCGAATGTTTTCACGTGAGGGTCAAAAAAGTCGAGAAACAGCGCCTCGAACTTATTTACGCGAGACTGAAGAAGATGTGGAAGTTAGCATTAACGACTCTACTCAAGCCGAGAGACGAGCCTCAGATAATCTTGCAAAAACTACAG ATGCAAGCCCAGAGAGCGACAAAACAGCAACTCCTGAAGCGATGAGACGTCAGCGAAGTTCAACACTTACCGAGATTTCTCCTAAAAGAAGGACTATACAAAGGACACTCGTAGAAACATCTAAAGAATCTGTTTCTTCTGAAAATACAACAGGTCGAGAAGATGTCCCAATCTCTCTTTGTGAGGATCGAGAAGTTTCTCCGTGTTTCCCAGTTACAGGGCGAGCTAAATCTACTCCATATCTAACTGAAAGTAAACAAG atGCAAGCAAAGCAAGCTCTGACGCCCAAACTCCTGAAGTGGTAAGACGTCGACGGAGTTTTAAAGTGACGGACATTATCgcagtaaaaaaaactaaatatgacGACTTACACCACTTTACTCCTCCTACTCCTCGAGACTCGAGGACAATACACGCAGAAAGTATTGAAGAGgacacttttgaatttttag GCCGACCAGTTCCACCTACTCGAGTATCAAGGCCGGTAAACTTAGAAAACAATCAAGATGATCCTTTTATATTTACAGCGGATCCAGATGACCCTTTCTCTCCATATAAGAGTCGACGTAGTGTTTCACACTCACCATATAAAGGCCGACCAGTTCCACCTACTCGAGTATCAAGGCCGGTAAACTTAGAAAACAATCAAGATGATCCTTTTATATTTACAACGGATCCAGATGACCCTTTCTCTCCATATAAGAGTCGACGTAGTGTTTCACACTCACCATATAAAGGCCGACCACCTACTCGAGTATCAAGGCCGGTAAACTTAGAAAGCAATCAAGATGATCCTTTTATATTTACAACGGATCCAGATGACCCTTTCTCTCGATATAAGAGTCGACGTAGTGTTTCACACTCACCATATAAAGGCCGACCACCTACTCGAGTATCAAGGCCGGTAAACTTAGAAAGCAATCAAGATGATCCTTTTATATTAACAGCGGATCCAGATCGCCCTTTCTCTCCATATAAGAGTCGATGTAGTGTTTCACACTCACCATATAAAGGTCGATCAGGTGTCCCAGTCTCTCGAAGTGAGGGTCGAGATGTTCCATCCTCTTCAAATGTGGGTGGAGATATCTCGGGACGGGACGTAAGACGGGAAATTTCTCGACCAACTTTTACTCCAATAGCCAGCACATCTTCGACATCTTCGCCAAGAGAGAATCCTTTGCCAGAATTGATAATAGAAGTAGAAAAAAAACATGTCAACGACGAATCAGAAGAATTTTATAAAGATTTAGAGAGAATGATGGTAAAAGTCTACCTAAAGTATATTTTGGAAGATGATGACATAGACTCTGATGATTCTGATGTGCAGAAATACAATTCCCTTATATAG